In one window of Hymenobacter nivis DNA:
- a CDS encoding NfeD family protein has product MLTIALLLLFGLLFLAAEVIFIPGTTVVGFVGFALLAWGVWLSYHDLGTPAGHYALAGAGALAGMVLYLGLRPKNLARAALHSVSEGSVRDVRRADVPAGTLGHTLSALRPAGTVLFGEERREAVTRGEFVDAGRAVRVLGIEQNRIVVEGA; this is encoded by the coding sequence ATGCTCACCATCGCTCTGCTCCTGCTGTTCGGCTTGCTGTTTTTAGCCGCCGAAGTTATTTTTATTCCCGGCACCACGGTGGTAGGGTTCGTGGGGTTCGCGCTGCTGGCCTGGGGCGTATGGCTGAGCTACCACGACCTGGGCACGCCCGCCGGGCACTACGCCCTGGCGGGCGCGGGGGCCCTGGCGGGGATGGTGCTCTACCTCGGCTTGCGGCCGAAGAACCTGGCCCGGGCGGCGTTGCATTCGGTGAGCGAAGGCTCGGTGCGCGACGTGCGCCGCGCCGATGTGCCCGCCGGCACGCTGGGCCATACACTGTCGGCGCTGCGGCCGGCGGGCACGGTGCTGTTTGGCGAGGAGCGGCGCGAGGCCGTGACGCGCGGCGAATTTGTGGACGCCGGCCGCGCAGTGCGGGTGCTTGGCATCGAGCAAAATCGCATCGTAGTGGAGGGCGCATAG
- a CDS encoding DUF4844 domain-containing protein has product MRKPLLCFLLLGPLAGYAQTTTAPDPAAASLIAVASPMPAAAVLPTRTDASRKLVKMKDTIQPLVGELAAFKNRPQVAHILAESTDDFLQIMGGRPTEEAYFQVLEGSLAALTPLTPGTTDRAEVAEYYEDLLDIVGITSSGGRLNAFLKRTKAKAAPAQ; this is encoded by the coding sequence ATGCGCAAACCCTTACTCTGCTTTTTGTTGCTGGGGCCCCTGGCTGGCTACGCCCAAACCACCACCGCACCCGACCCCGCGGCCGCGTCCCTCATCGCCGTTGCCTCGCCGATGCCGGCGGCCGCCGTGCTGCCCACGCGCACCGACGCCAGCCGCAAGCTGGTGAAGATGAAGGACACCATCCAGCCGCTCGTGGGCGAGCTGGCGGCATTCAAAAACCGGCCGCAGGTGGCGCACATCCTGGCCGAATCGACCGACGATTTCCTGCAAATCATGGGCGGGCGGCCCACCGAGGAAGCCTACTTCCAGGTGCTGGAAGGCAGCCTGGCCGCCCTTACGCCCCTCACCCCCGGCACCACCGACCGGGCCGAGGTGGCCGAGTATTACGAAGACCTGCTGGACATCGTGGGCATTACCTCGTCGGGCGGGCGCCTCAACGCTTTCCTGAAGCGCACCAAAGCCAAGGCCGCCCCGGCCCAGTAG
- the floA gene encoding flotillin-like protein FloA (flotillin-like protein involved in membrane lipid rafts): MNYPFLPLIIAAVALLMLLYFFPVSLWITALFSGVRVSLLQLAFMRVRKVPPSLIVNSLITSTKAGLRLTADDLETHYLAGGNVPSVIKALISADKANIPLDFKQATAIDLAGRNVFEAVTTSVNPKVINTPNVAAVAQDGIQLIVIARVTVRANISQLVGGAGEETILARVGEGIVTSIGSSVSHKEVLENPDKISKLVLHKGLDAGTAFEILSIDIADIDIGENIGAKLQTDQASADLRVAEARAEERRAMAVAMEQEYRAKTQEAKAKVVEAEAEIPRAIAEAFRSGNLGIMDYYKMRNVQADTEMRDSIANPNAGSGSVKPGREEGRQS; encoded by the coding sequence ATGAACTACCCCTTCCTGCCCCTCATCATCGCGGCCGTGGCGCTGCTGATGCTGCTGTATTTTTTCCCCGTTAGCCTCTGGATCACAGCGCTATTCTCGGGCGTGCGGGTGAGCTTGCTGCAGCTGGCCTTCATGCGGGTACGCAAAGTACCGCCCTCGCTGATCGTCAACTCCCTGATTACCTCCACCAAAGCGGGCCTGCGGCTGACGGCCGATGACCTGGAAACCCACTACCTGGCCGGCGGCAACGTGCCCAGCGTCATCAAGGCCCTCATTTCGGCCGACAAGGCCAACATTCCGCTCGATTTCAAGCAGGCCACGGCCATCGACCTGGCGGGCCGCAATGTGTTCGAGGCCGTCACGACGAGCGTTAACCCCAAGGTAATCAACACACCCAACGTGGCCGCCGTAGCCCAGGACGGCATCCAGCTCATCGTCATTGCCCGCGTCACGGTGCGGGCCAACATCTCGCAGCTCGTGGGCGGGGCCGGTGAGGAAACCATCCTGGCCCGCGTGGGCGAGGGCATCGTGACAAGCATCGGCTCGTCGGTCTCGCACAAGGAAGTGTTGGAAAATCCCGACAAGATTTCTAAACTAGTGCTGCACAAGGGCTTGGATGCCGGCACAGCCTTCGAAATTCTCAGCATCGACATTGCCGACATCGACATCGGTGAGAACATCGGGGCCAAGCTCCAGACCGACCAGGCCAGCGCCGACCTGCGCGTGGCCGAGGCCCGCGCCGAGGAGCGCCGCGCCATGGCTGTGGCCATGGAGCAGGAGTACCGCGCCAAAACCCAGGAAGCCAAGGCCAAAGTGGTGGAGGCCGAGGCCGAAATCCCGCGCGCCATCGCCGAAGCCTTCCGCAGCGGTAACCTCGGCATCATGGACTACTACAAGATGCGTAACGTGCAAGCAGACACCGAGATGCGCGACTCTATTGCCAACCCCAACGCCGGCAGCGGCAGCGTAAAACCGGGCAGAGAGGAAGGCCGGCAGTCGTAG
- the proS gene encoding proline--tRNA ligase: MSKKLPTRAEDYSLWYNDLVKRAGLAENSAVRGCMVIKPYGYAIWEKMQRQLDDMFKRTGHENAYFPIFIPKSLFEAEEKNAEGFAKECAVVTHYRLQADPDRPGKLRVDPAAKLEEELVVRPTSEAIIWSTYKNWVQSYRDLPLLINQWANVVRWEMRTRLFLRTAEFLWQEGHTAHATAEEAVAETRQMLDVYAEFAEEHMALPVIKGVKTANERFAGAEDTYCIEALMQDGRALQAGTSHFLGQNFAKAFDVQFATKDGAREYVWGTSWGVSTRLMGALVMAHSDDEGLVLPPKLAPIQVVIVPIYKTGELDALLERIRPIQQGLIARGISVKVDARDTERPGFKFAEWELKGVPVRLAVGARDLDAGTVEVARRDTKQKMTLPLADIVAAVDQLLNDIQANIYQKARTYRDQHMTRVDSYDEFKQVLDEKGGFVLAHYDGTPETEERIKEDTKATVRCLALAEPDEDGTCMVTGAPSPRRAYFARAY, from the coding sequence ATGAGTAAAAAGTTGCCCACCCGTGCCGAAGATTATTCACTCTGGTACAATGACTTAGTGAAGCGCGCCGGCCTGGCCGAAAATTCGGCCGTGCGCGGCTGCATGGTCATCAAGCCCTACGGCTACGCCATTTGGGAGAAAATGCAGCGCCAGCTGGACGATATGTTCAAACGCACCGGCCACGAAAACGCCTACTTCCCCATTTTTATCCCCAAAAGCCTGTTCGAGGCTGAGGAGAAAAACGCCGAAGGCTTCGCCAAGGAGTGCGCCGTGGTGACGCACTACCGCCTGCAAGCCGACCCCGACCGACCCGGTAAGCTGCGCGTGGACCCCGCCGCCAAGCTCGAAGAAGAACTGGTGGTGCGCCCCACCTCGGAGGCCATTATCTGGAGCACCTACAAAAACTGGGTGCAAAGCTACCGCGACCTGCCGCTGCTCATCAACCAGTGGGCCAACGTGGTGCGCTGGGAAATGCGCACCCGGCTGTTTCTGCGCACCGCCGAGTTTCTGTGGCAGGAAGGCCACACCGCCCACGCCACCGCCGAGGAGGCCGTGGCCGAAACCCGCCAGATGCTCGACGTGTACGCCGAGTTTGCCGAGGAGCACATGGCCCTGCCGGTGATAAAGGGCGTGAAAACCGCTAACGAGCGGTTTGCGGGCGCCGAGGACACCTATTGCATCGAGGCGCTGATGCAGGACGGCAGGGCGCTGCAAGCCGGCACCAGCCACTTCCTGGGCCAAAACTTTGCCAAGGCCTTCGATGTGCAGTTTGCCACCAAAGATGGCGCCCGCGAGTACGTATGGGGCACGAGCTGGGGCGTGAGCACCCGCCTGATGGGAGCCCTGGTAATGGCCCACTCCGACGACGAAGGCCTGGTGCTGCCGCCCAAGCTGGCCCCGATTCAGGTCGTCATCGTGCCCATCTACAAAACCGGCGAGCTGGACGCGCTATTGGAGCGCATCCGGCCCATTCAGCAGGGGCTGATTGCGCGCGGCATTTCGGTGAAGGTGGACGCCCGCGACACCGAGCGCCCCGGCTTCAAGTTTGCCGAGTGGGAACTGAAAGGCGTGCCCGTGCGCCTGGCCGTGGGGGCCCGCGACCTCGACGCCGGCACCGTGGAGGTGGCCCGCCGCGACACCAAGCAGAAAATGACCCTGCCACTGGCCGACATCGTGGCCGCCGTGGACCAGCTGCTGAACGACATCCAGGCCAACATCTACCAGAAGGCCCGCACCTACCGCGACCAGCACATGACCCGCGTGGACAGCTACGACGAGTTCAAGCAGGTGCTCGACGAGAAGGGCGGCTTCGTGCTGGCCCACTACGACGGCACCCCCGAAACCGAGGAGCGCATCAAGGAAGATACCAAGGCCACCGTGCGCTGCCTGGCCCTGGCCGAGCCCGATGAGGACGGCACCTGCATGGTAACGGGGGCCCCCAGCCCGCGCCGCGCCTACTTCGCCCGGGCCTATTAG